A DNA window from Mesorhizobium sp. C432A contains the following coding sequences:
- a CDS encoding ABC transporter ATP-binding protein, with product MNETVLDVRDLEAGYEPGVPIVRGASITVGKGEIVVVLGPNGAGKSSFIKAIAGLVPITGGTVFLDGKDITAAPAHTMVRLGLAFVPQTENIFPLMSVEDNLKVACGILERREIPARIEEMYAAFPDLVRQRRTAAGNLSGGQRQMLAVARALIVHPKVLVLDEPSAGLSPKFVSTVFEMLAGIRKSGVTILLVEQNAKAALAIGDRAYVLVEGKDRHEGVASELWNDPVVAELYLGQRPSPVGKGGAA from the coding sequence ATGAATGAGACGGTCCTCGACGTGCGCGATCTCGAAGCGGGCTACGAGCCTGGCGTGCCGATCGTGCGCGGCGCCTCGATCACCGTCGGCAAGGGCGAGATCGTCGTCGTGCTCGGTCCCAACGGCGCCGGCAAGTCGAGCTTCATCAAGGCGATCGCCGGCCTTGTCCCGATCACCGGCGGCACCGTATTTCTGGACGGCAAGGACATCACCGCCGCTCCCGCACACACCATGGTTCGGCTCGGCCTGGCCTTCGTACCGCAGACGGAGAACATCTTCCCGCTGATGTCGGTCGAGGACAATCTGAAGGTCGCCTGCGGCATCCTCGAGCGACGCGAAATCCCTGCCCGCATCGAGGAAATGTATGCGGCCTTCCCCGACCTCGTCCGCCAGCGCCGCACCGCCGCCGGCAATCTGTCGGGCGGACAGCGGCAGATGCTTGCCGTCGCGCGCGCCCTGATCGTCCATCCCAAGGTGCTGGTACTCGACGAACCGTCGGCCGGCCTGTCGCCGAAATTCGTATCGACGGTGTTCGAGATGCTGGCCGGCATCCGCAAGTCCGGCGTCACCATCCTGCTGGTCGAACAGAACGCCAAGGCAGCGCTTGCCATCGGCGACCGCGCCTATGTGCTGGTCGAAGGCAAGGACCGGCACGAGGGCGTTGCTTCCGAACTGTGGAACGATCCTGTCGTCGCCGAACTCTATCTCGGCCAACGCCCGTCCCCCGTCGGCAAGGGAGGCGCGGCATGA
- a CDS encoding branched-chain amino acid ABC transporter permease produces MMDLLGYGAFFLTTALIFSLVTLGLNLQWGLTGLFNVGLAGFVAIGAYTSALLTTPDDAARFGGFGLPILAGWAGAMIVGGIAAALTGMATLRLRSDYLAITTFGVAVVVQLVALNAQKLTGGPFGIGFIPRPFGSLAETPLLFNLSNLAVVSAVTLMAYLALEHLSRSPWGRVLKALREDGRAAISLGKSARFYRVQAFAVGGAIMALAGALQAHFTGFIAPDNYLPILTFQVWVMLIVGGSGSNAGAIAGSILVWAIWAGSGTLTSVLFAPEQQARAASLQIVAIGVMLCVILLIRPNGLFGDRPRRPKPGKQKKAAASENEAGP; encoded by the coding sequence CTGATGGACCTGCTCGGCTACGGCGCCTTCTTCCTGACCACCGCGCTGATCTTTTCGCTGGTCACGCTGGGGCTCAATCTGCAGTGGGGGCTGACTGGCCTTTTCAATGTCGGCCTTGCCGGATTCGTCGCCATCGGCGCCTATACATCAGCGCTGCTGACGACCCCGGACGATGCCGCGCGCTTCGGCGGCTTCGGTCTGCCGATCCTGGCCGGCTGGGCGGGCGCCATGATCGTCGGCGGTATCGCCGCAGCACTTACCGGCATGGCCACGCTGCGTCTGCGATCAGACTACCTGGCGATCACCACCTTCGGCGTCGCCGTCGTCGTGCAGCTGGTCGCGCTCAACGCGCAGAAACTCACGGGCGGCCCGTTCGGCATCGGCTTCATTCCGCGTCCGTTCGGCAGCCTTGCCGAGACACCACTGCTGTTCAACCTGTCGAACCTTGCGGTCGTTTCGGCTGTGACGCTGATGGCCTATCTCGCTCTGGAGCACCTGTCACGCAGTCCGTGGGGCCGCGTGCTCAAGGCGCTGCGCGAGGACGGGCGAGCGGCGATTTCGCTAGGCAAGAGCGCGCGCTTCTACCGCGTCCAGGCCTTTGCCGTCGGCGGCGCCATCATGGCGCTGGCCGGCGCTTTGCAGGCGCATTTCACCGGCTTCATCGCGCCGGACAATTACCTGCCGATCCTGACCTTCCAGGTCTGGGTGATGCTGATCGTCGGCGGCTCGGGCAGCAATGCCGGCGCCATTGCCGGCAGCATCCTGGTCTGGGCGATATGGGCGGGGTCGGGCACGCTGACCAGCGTGCTGTTTGCGCCCGAGCAGCAAGCACGCGCGGCCTCGCTGCAGATCGTCGCCATCGGCGTCATGCTGTGCGTCATCCTGCTGATCCGGCCGAACGGATTGTTCGGCGATCGGCCGCGCCGGCCGAAGCCCGGCAAACAGAAAAAGGCGGCGGCCAGCGAGAACGAGGCCGGACCATGA
- a CDS encoding FAD-dependent oxidoreductase, which translates to MNAMIRQDVHGVSLWHAVSRNRCDRGTLQGGLDVDLAIVGGGFSGLSTALHAAEKGLSVAVLEAEFIAWGATGRNAGFVVPNFAKRDPDDIITELGPERGGRLIDFAAGSADLVFGLIKRHGIECDAVQNGWIQPAHSSAALEKTRSRAEQWAARGRPTVTLDAKAVTTLTGIGGYAGGWMDNSGGVLNPVEYARGLADAAEKAGAQIFEQTRVASIDRAADGWTLTTASGAVRAGKVVIATNAYGGALNRTLARTYIPLKVFQIATAPLSRAIRARLLPGGQGVGDTRRNLFTCRFDGQNRLISGGMHVVGAGAETRMPQTIWRRLARHLDLPDLPPLAYSWTGVAAVVPDFLPRLIDLGPGLIAGFACNGRGIAMTTVMGKVLADWASGTDARYLPLPFAPPAPIPLHNLVRYAPNMLLPWSILRDRLD; encoded by the coding sequence ATGAATGCCATGATCCGGCAAGACGTGCATGGCGTTTCACTCTGGCATGCCGTCAGCCGCAACCGCTGCGACCGGGGCACGCTGCAAGGCGGGCTCGACGTCGATCTCGCAATCGTTGGCGGCGGCTTTTCCGGCCTGTCGACGGCATTGCATGCCGCCGAGAAGGGGCTTTCGGTCGCGGTCCTCGAAGCCGAATTCATTGCCTGGGGTGCGACCGGCCGGAATGCCGGCTTCGTCGTTCCGAACTTTGCCAAGCGGGATCCAGACGACATCATCACCGAACTCGGACCCGAGCGCGGCGGGAGGCTGATCGATTTCGCCGCGGGAAGCGCTGACCTCGTCTTCGGCCTGATCAAGCGGCATGGCATCGAATGCGACGCTGTGCAGAATGGTTGGATCCAGCCGGCGCATTCGTCCGCCGCGCTGGAAAAGACGCGATCGCGCGCCGAGCAATGGGCGGCGCGGGGCAGGCCGACCGTAACGCTCGATGCCAAGGCGGTCACGACGCTCACCGGTATCGGCGGCTACGCCGGCGGTTGGATGGATAACTCGGGCGGCGTCCTCAATCCGGTCGAGTATGCGCGCGGCCTGGCCGATGCCGCCGAAAAAGCCGGCGCGCAGATCTTCGAGCAGACGCGCGTCGCTTCCATCGACCGCGCTGCGGATGGCTGGACCTTGACGACCGCATCCGGCGCCGTGCGTGCGGGCAAGGTGGTGATCGCCACCAACGCCTATGGCGGGGCACTGAACCGGACACTGGCGCGGACCTATATCCCGCTGAAAGTCTTCCAGATCGCCACTGCGCCGCTGTCGCGGGCCATACGCGCGCGCCTGCTGCCCGGCGGCCAGGGCGTCGGCGACACCAGGCGCAACCTGTTCACGTGCCGCTTCGATGGCCAGAACCGGCTGATCAGCGGCGGCATGCATGTCGTCGGAGCCGGCGCTGAGACGCGCATGCCGCAAACGATCTGGCGACGGCTCGCCAGGCATCTCGATTTGCCTGACCTGCCGCCGCTTGCCTACAGCTGGACAGGCGTGGCGGCGGTGGTGCCGGATTTCCTGCCGCGCCTCATCGACCTCGGCCCGGGCCTGATCGCCGGCTTCGCCTGCAACGGCCGCGGCATCGCCATGACCACGGTAATGGGCAAAGTGCTGGCGGACTGGGCGAGCGGAACGGACGCCCGATATCTGCCGCTCCCCTTCGCACCGCCAGCGCCGATCCCGCTGCACAACCTCGTGCGCTATGCACCGAATATGCTGCTCCCCTGGAGCATCCTGCGCGACCGGCTGGATTAG
- a CDS encoding ABC transporter ATP-binding protein produces MSDAAQRQGQETRPPVLTARNVIRRFGGLVAVDNVSFDVKAGEILGLIGPNGAGKTTMFDLLAGSILPTSGDILLSGTRVSGEAAHLRIGRGLGRTFQIPRPLPNLTLIENIMLAAQGQAGEKLLANFVTPWRVAAQERAARAKALELLELVSLARLAHEPARVLSGGQRKLLELARVMMADPAIILLDEPAAGVNATLLEIIIDRIRDINAHGITFLLIEHNIDMVTRLCHRVLVMASGQLLSEGTAEEVARDPRVIEAYLGGPA; encoded by the coding sequence ATGAGCGATGCAGCGCAGCGCCAAGGGCAGGAGACCCGTCCGCCGGTTCTGACGGCACGAAACGTCATCAGGCGTTTTGGCGGCCTTGTCGCCGTCGACAATGTCTCGTTTGATGTCAAAGCGGGCGAAATCCTCGGCCTGATCGGACCCAATGGCGCCGGCAAGACTACCATGTTCGACCTGCTCGCCGGCAGCATATTGCCGACCAGCGGCGATATCCTGCTCAGTGGCACGCGCGTCTCCGGCGAAGCCGCTCATCTGCGTATCGGCCGTGGTCTTGGCCGCACCTTCCAGATCCCGCGCCCCCTGCCCAATCTGACGCTGATCGAAAACATCATGCTGGCGGCGCAGGGCCAAGCCGGCGAAAAATTGCTCGCCAACTTCGTCACGCCGTGGCGAGTGGCGGCACAGGAAAGAGCAGCCAGGGCAAAGGCACTCGAGCTGCTGGAGCTCGTCTCGCTCGCTCGGCTGGCGCACGAACCGGCGCGCGTGCTTTCCGGCGGTCAACGCAAGCTGCTCGAACTCGCCCGCGTCATGATGGCCGATCCGGCGATCATCCTGCTCGACGAACCGGCCGCCGGCGTCAACGCGACGCTGCTCGAGATCATCATCGACCGCATCCGCGACATCAACGCGCACGGCATCACCTTTCTGCTGATCGAGCACAATATCGACATGGTGACGCGGCTCTGCCACCGCGTGCTGGTCATGGCGAGCGGACAGTTGCTCAGCGAAGGCACTGCGGAAGAGGTCGCCCGCGACCCGCGCGTCATCGAGGCCTATCTCGGAGGCCCAGCATGA
- a CDS encoding GntR family transcriptional regulator, translating into MQKAAIEKNNETIAAQLTPVGRETVQDRVYSELRRALIGGLFEPNQVLTIRGLADALVTSTMPVREALGRLITEKALEALPNRSVRVPPITLERIDDLLRARSLIEGEAIALAARRMSPRQIASIEAMLGEWDEMRALKHKKDIDREATLNQSFHFEIYRCCGSAVLIPMIESLWLQSGPCIRVAIYAFSEAGEVDTAHYHRRIVAALAKQDAQAAREALVADISRPFAFLRDKLQSAKG; encoded by the coding sequence ATGCAGAAGGCTGCCATCGAAAAGAACAACGAGACGATCGCAGCCCAGCTTACGCCGGTCGGCCGCGAGACCGTGCAGGATCGCGTCTATTCCGAGCTGCGCCGTGCTCTGATCGGTGGCCTTTTCGAGCCGAACCAGGTGCTGACCATCCGCGGTCTTGCCGATGCGCTGGTCACCTCGACCATGCCGGTACGCGAAGCGCTCGGCCGGCTGATCACGGAAAAGGCGCTGGAGGCGCTGCCCAACCGTTCCGTGCGCGTGCCGCCGATCACGCTGGAGCGCATCGACGACCTCCTGCGTGCCCGCTCACTCATCGAAGGCGAAGCGATCGCGCTTGCCGCCAGGCGCATGAGCCCGCGCCAGATCGCATCGATCGAAGCCATGCTGGGCGAGTGGGACGAGATGCGGGCCCTGAAGCACAAGAAGGATATCGATCGCGAAGCGACGCTCAACCAGAGCTTCCATTTTGAGATCTACCGCTGCTGCGGCTCGGCTGTGCTGATCCCGATGATCGAAAGCCTCTGGCTTCAATCGGGACCCTGCATCCGCGTCGCCATCTATGCCTTCTCCGAGGCAGGCGAGGTTGATACCGCCCACTATCATCGTCGAATTGTCGCGGCACTTGCCAAACAGGATGCGCAAGCGGCGCGCGAGGCGCTGGTAGCCGACATCAGCCGCCCCTTCGCCTTCCTGCGCGACAAACTTCAATCGGCGAAGGGCTGA
- a CDS encoding branched-chain amino acid ABC transporter permease — protein sequence MSLQFVVDGLLTGSMIGLGAIGVTLTYSILRFSNFAHGDFMAWGTYATLAVVSAIGAMFGKVAPIGPLSFGWPLLVALVVGMAFTALLALLLDKVLFSRLRSQGRAIIVVMASFGASMALRSLLEFTFSSRPTYFSRAIQIAMPVGFGIRITPDQIALLLLTAVLVLGVHLLMTRTQTGRSMQALSQNAALARIVGIDVASVVRVTWIIGGALACVAGVMIGILVQIRPFMGFDMLLPMFAAAILGGIGSIPGAVLGGLIIGLAEAGAVQLIGAEWRAAISFIILMAVLFVRPIGLFGVRER from the coding sequence ATGAGCCTGCAATTTGTCGTCGATGGGCTGCTGACCGGCTCGATGATCGGCCTTGGCGCCATCGGCGTGACGCTGACCTACTCGATCCTGCGCTTCTCGAACTTCGCCCATGGCGACTTCATGGCCTGGGGCACCTATGCGACGCTCGCCGTCGTCAGCGCCATCGGCGCGATGTTCGGCAAGGTGGCGCCCATTGGTCCGCTGTCCTTCGGCTGGCCGCTGCTGGTTGCGCTGGTTGTCGGCATGGCTTTCACCGCCCTGCTGGCGTTGTTGCTCGACAAGGTGCTGTTTTCGCGACTGCGCTCGCAGGGGCGAGCCATCATCGTGGTGATGGCGAGCTTCGGCGCCTCGATGGCGCTGCGCAGCCTGCTCGAATTCACCTTCAGCTCACGCCCGACCTATTTCAGCCGGGCGATCCAGATCGCCATGCCGGTCGGCTTCGGCATCCGCATCACGCCCGATCAGATCGCGCTGCTGCTGCTGACCGCAGTGCTGGTGCTCGGCGTGCATCTGTTGATGACACGCACGCAGACCGGCCGCTCCATGCAGGCGCTGAGCCAAAATGCGGCCCTGGCCCGCATCGTCGGCATCGATGTTGCCTCCGTGGTGCGCGTCACCTGGATCATCGGCGGGGCGCTGGCCTGTGTCGCCGGCGTGATGATCGGCATTCTGGTGCAGATCCGTCCGTTCATGGGCTTCGACATGCTGCTGCCGATGTTCGCCGCCGCCATTCTCGGCGGCATAGGCAGCATTCCAGGCGCCGTGCTCGGCGGCCTGATCATCGGCCTCGCCGAAGCCGGCGCAGTGCAGCTGATCGGCGCCGAATGGCGCGCCGCAATCTCCTTCATCATCCTGATGGCGGTGCTGTTCGTGCGGCCGATCGGCCTGTTTGGTGTGAGGGAACGCTGA